TCGCCATATGCCGGATGAGTTTGATGATTACGTAGCGAACCCTAAGCCCAATGGTTATCAGTCTATTCATACCGTTGTGCTGGGGCCTGGTGGTAAAACCGTTGAGATCCAAATTCGTACTCGCCAGATGCACGAAGACGCCGAGCTTGGGGTTGCTGCGCACTGGAAATATAAAGAGGGCGGTGCGGCCTCTCCTGCGGCTGGCGGACGATCGGGTTACGAAGATCGCATCGCATGGCTGCGGAAACTCATCGCCTGGCAGGAAGAGATGTCAGACTCTGGCGAAATGCTGGAGGAAGTGCGCAGTCAGGTGTTTGACGACCGGGTATACGTCTTTACGCCAAAAGGCGATGTGGTGGATTTACCCACCGGCTCAACGCCGCTGGACTTTGCCTACCATATTCACAGCGATGTCGGCCACCGCTGTATTGGGGTCAAAATCGGCGGTCGTATCGTACCGTTTACCTATCAGCTGCAGATGGGCGATCAGATTGAAATTATCACCCAGAAGCAGCCAAACCCGAGCCGCGACTGGCTGAACCCGAATCTTGGCTATGTATCAACCAGCCGGGCGCGGGCAAAGATCCATGCCTGGTTCCGCAAACAGGATCGCGATAAAAATATCGTGGCCGGGCGTCAGATCCTTGATGATGAGCTGTCGCAACTAGGTATCAGCCTTAAAGAGGCCGAGAAATATCTGGTGCCACGCTACAACTTCAACGAGCTGGATGAACTGCTGGCAGCCATCGGTGGCGGCGATATTCGCCTTAATCAGATGGTGAATTTCCTGCAGTCGAAGTTTAATAAGCCAACCGCAGCCGAGCAGGATGCTGCGGCTTTACGCCAGTTGCAACAGAAGAGCTATGCGCCACAGCCGCCAAAAGCCCGTGGTAATGGGCGGGTGGTGGTTGAAGGGGTTGGCAATCTGATGCACCACATCGCGCGCTGCTGTCAGCCGATTCCTGGTGATGAAATTATCGGTTTTATCACTCAGGGACGGGGGATCTCGATTCACCGTGCCGATTGCGATCAGTTGGCTGAACTTCAGTCTCATGCGCCAGAGCGTATTGTTGATGCGGTATGGGGGGAGAGTTATTCAGCGGGTTATTCGTTGGTGGTGAGAGTCACCGCCAACGATCGGAGCGGCCTGCTGCGCGACATTACCACCATTCTGGCTAACGAAAAGGTGAATGTGCTGGGAGTTACCAGCCGCAGCGATACCAAACAGCAGCTGGCTACTATCGATATGAATATCGAAATCTACAACCTGCAGGTGCTGGGCCGGGTGTTAGGCAAGTTAAACCAGGTTCCGGACATTATCGATGCGCACCGGCTGCGCGGTGGCTAAAACGGGGCACCGGGGTTTACCTCCGGTGGCCTGAAATTTTGGCTACCCTATTTATCATCGGGCACCCCAGGGTGCCCGCTGTTTTTTACACAATGAATCAAAGGAATAACCATGCGTCAGATCGATCGTCTGTTGGCGATAATGAAACAGTTGCGCCATCCCGAAAACGGCTGCCCGTGGGATAAAAAGCAAACCTTCGCCACCATAGCGCCCTACACCCTGGAAGAAACCTATGAGGTGCTGGATGCTATTGCCCGTGAAGATTTTGACGATTTACGCGGCGAACTGGGCGACTTGCTGTTTCAGGTCGTGTTCTATGCGCAGATGGCCGAAGAAGAAGGGCGGTTTGATTTCGATAAGGTATGCGCTGCGATTGCCGATAAACTGGAGCGCCGCCATCCCCATGTATTCAGCAATATGGAGCAACATCAAAATGAAGGGGCGCATCTGGCCAGCTGGGAAGCCCGCAAGAGCGAGGAGCGTAAAAGCAAGGATCAGCATTCGGCTCTGGATGATATTCCATTGGGTATGCCAGCCTTGATGCGCGCTCACAAAATTCAAAAACGCTGCTCGGCCGTCGGTTTTGACTGGAATACG
This genomic interval from Salmonella enterica subsp. enterica serovar Choleraesuis contains the following:
- a CDS encoding nucleoside triphosphate pyrophosphohydrolase; this translates as MRQIDRLLAIMKQLRHPENGCPWDKKQTFATIAPYTLEETYEVLDAIAREDFDDLRGELGDLLFQVVFYAQMAEEEGRFDFDKVCAAIADKLERRHPHVFSNMEQHQNEGAHLASWEARKSEERKSKDQHSALDDIPLGMPALMRAHKIQKRCSAVGFDWNTLGPVLDKVHEELDEVMEEAHQAVVSKERLEEEVGDLLFASVNLARHLGTNAEMALAKANLKFERRFRQVEAILSEQGFAPGEASLEQMEAAWQQVKRQEYDI
- the relA gene encoding GTP diphosphokinase, giving the protein MVAVRSAHLNTAGEFDLEKWIASLGIVNQQSCERLAETWAYCKQQTDKLEDSALASLLLWRGVEMVEILSMLSMDNDTLRAALLFPLADAGIVTEDVLTESVGKPIVTLIHGVRDMDAIRHLKAAHNDSASVDQVDNVRRMLLAMVDDFRCVVIKIAERIAHLREVKDAPEDERVLAAKECTNIYAPLANRLGIGQLKWELEDYCFRYLHPEEYKRIAKLLHERRIDREHYIDEFVGQLRKAIKEEGVKAEVYGRPKHIYSIWRKMQKKHLAFDELFDVRAVRIVAERLQDCYASLGIVHTHYRHMPDEFDDYVANPKPNGYQSIHTVVLGPGGKTVEIQIRTRQMHEDAELGVAAHWKYKEGGAASPAAGGRSGYEDRIAWLRKLIAWQEEMSDSGEMLEEVRSQVFDDRVYVFTPKGDVVDLPTGSTPLDFAYHIHSDVGHRCIGVKIGGRIVPFTYQLQMGDQIEIITQKQPNPSRDWLNPNLGYVSTSRARAKIHAWFRKQDRDKNIVAGRQILDDELSQLGISLKEAEKYLVPRYNFNELDELLAAIGGGDIRLNQMVNFLQSKFNKPTAAEQDAAALRQLQQKSYAPQPPKARGNGRVVVEGVGNLMHHIARCCQPIPGDEIIGFITQGRGISIHRADCDQLAELQSHAPERIVDAVWGESYSAGYSLVVRVTANDRSGLLRDITTILANEKVNVLGVTSRSDTKQQLATIDMNIEIYNLQVLGRVLGKLNQVPDIIDAHRLRGG